From a single Lewinella sp. LCG006 genomic region:
- a CDS encoding TraB/GumN family protein, which produces MGNNQKITMRVITTLLFLLLTLTSLMGQDGNDTLRSKTVLFKITNPHSNKTSYLFGTHHAFGKSFFDSLTRANQALASCDLLIKENLNIPGEMAEDIINRRTSKTNWAKYLSNEDLTFIKNLFATSPTDYNKITPTEMYVFLNRYFKQQVCLNKSASDTSLSLDDYISSRAIEQNIALYGLETTEEQIDLINKDVEGMPRKNHKRRLANIIDKISTKDSSYCEETNWYSNMDIDLKYHEPCRNSLLLTDRNNKWMGDIRDKIAANNCFIAVGLSHLMYECGLINQLKELGYTITPITVK; this is translated from the coding sequence ATGGGTAATAATCAGAAAATAACAATGAGAGTAATCACTACACTACTATTTTTATTGTTGACATTAACTTCCCTGATGGGGCAAGATGGTAATGATACGCTAAGATCCAAAACTGTTCTTTTCAAAATAACTAACCCACATTCCAATAAGACATCCTACCTTTTCGGAACCCATCATGCTTTTGGAAAATCATTTTTCGACTCCTTGACAAGGGCTAACCAAGCTTTAGCGTCCTGTGATTTATTGATAAAAGAAAATCTTAACATTCCAGGAGAGATGGCGGAGGATATTATTAACCGAAGGACAAGCAAAACCAATTGGGCTAAATATTTAAGCAATGAGGACTTGACTTTCATAAAAAACCTCTTTGCTACCAGCCCTACTGATTATAACAAGATAACACCAACGGAGATGTATGTTTTTCTAAACAGATATTTCAAACAGCAGGTATGTTTGAACAAAAGCGCTAGTGACACTTCGCTTTCTTTAGATGACTATATAAGTTCCAGAGCAATTGAACAAAATATAGCGCTCTACGGGCTTGAAACGACGGAAGAACAGATAGACCTAATTAATAAAGATGTTGAGGGAATGCCTCGAAAAAATCATAAAAGGAGACTTGCTAATATTATCGATAAAATTAGTACCAAAGATTCAAGTTACTGTGAAGAAACGAATTGGTATTCCAATATGGACATAGACCTTAAATACCATGAGCCTTGCAGGAATTCTCTTCTCCTAACCGACAGAAACAATAAATGGATGGGCGATATTAGAGATAAAATAGCAGCAAATAACTGCTTTATTGCCGTTGGATTAAGTCATTTAATGTATGAATGTGGATTGATAAACCAATTAAAGGAGCTTGGATATACCATTACACCAATAACAGTAAAATGA
- a CDS encoding tetratricopeptide repeat protein, with translation MKNTVDLRFFCLGILLAGVGCLWGQPTDSLFLHFDQLSDRELVERVNEQWYQLYSKDFDEAEALGERALAICEKAGYDTLAAATLKNLGIVSYSQGNYEASLDYYQRSLDAYKRLNDASGQGRVLNELAIFASKNQQPEKAFSYLDQAFQLCGQAHDSICFITSLDNRGLLHLRRGQLDPADSLFKIVWRLRQSIRDSIGLGYVLANLATVATERQQFEEAVDFLQQSTTIRQSINDRQGVAVNINNLGEILLLAGKPQEAILPFKESLQKSRALAFDDLSRHTMLQLTTAYSQLGQYQDALHWQQQAHNLQDSLFNGERTAQIAEMQEKYAAVQREEALTREKLRVRQRTSAVILLGLSSILLAISLIFVYYRQQQTRQANQLREQLLRSESDNRLREDRLRISRDLHDHLGAELTLIGEALGQQAQQSPTPVQQAALEEIRQDTRKVMSELRETIWAIRAEEDTIPGLAVRLRGYASRLSDTCTLHLFWSPELADSRLRSSYLLHLFRIAQESINNAIRHGQANEISLRFTQQPALTMEITDNGSGFDPESASTGYGLPNMQERAKEMGATFQMTSSADGTSIKVIMPAENT, from the coding sequence ATGAAAAACACGGTGGATCTCCGATTTTTTTGCTTAGGAATATTGCTCGCTGGTGTGGGCTGCTTGTGGGGCCAACCTACAGATAGTTTATTCCTGCACTTCGACCAGCTCTCTGACCGAGAGCTGGTCGAACGCGTCAATGAACAATGGTACCAACTATATAGCAAAGACTTCGACGAGGCTGAAGCACTCGGGGAGCGGGCATTAGCCATCTGTGAAAAGGCGGGCTACGATACCCTGGCAGCCGCCACCCTCAAAAACCTGGGTATCGTCTCTTATTCCCAAGGCAATTACGAAGCGTCCCTCGACTATTACCAACGATCGTTGGATGCCTACAAGCGCCTCAATGACGCCAGCGGCCAGGGGAGGGTACTCAACGAGTTGGCCATCTTCGCCTCTAAAAACCAACAACCGGAAAAAGCCTTCAGTTACCTCGACCAAGCTTTTCAACTGTGTGGGCAGGCCCATGATAGTATTTGCTTCATCACTTCCCTCGATAATCGTGGGTTGTTGCACCTGCGCCGCGGCCAACTCGATCCCGCCGACAGTCTCTTTAAAATAGTATGGCGCTTGCGACAAAGCATTCGCGACAGCATTGGCCTTGGCTACGTACTTGCCAACCTTGCCACGGTAGCTACCGAACGCCAGCAATTCGAGGAAGCCGTCGACTTTCTTCAGCAATCGACAACGATCCGACAATCTATCAACGACCGGCAAGGGGTTGCGGTCAATATCAATAACCTGGGCGAAATCCTGCTCCTGGCGGGCAAGCCCCAAGAGGCTATTTTACCCTTCAAGGAAAGCTTACAAAAAAGCAGGGCACTGGCCTTCGATGACCTTAGCCGCCATACCATGCTACAACTTACTACGGCTTATTCCCAGTTGGGCCAATACCAGGATGCCCTTCACTGGCAGCAGCAGGCACACAATCTTCAAGACAGCCTCTTCAATGGAGAAAGGACGGCACAGATCGCCGAAATGCAAGAAAAATACGCCGCCGTACAACGCGAAGAAGCGCTGACGCGTGAAAAACTGCGCGTCCGGCAACGTACCTCGGCCGTTATTTTGCTGGGGCTCAGCAGTATCCTTCTGGCCATCTCCCTCATCTTTGTTTACTATCGTCAGCAACAAACAAGGCAGGCCAACCAGCTCCGGGAACAACTCCTCCGCTCGGAAAGCGACAACCGTTTACGGGAAGACCGCCTACGTATTTCCCGCGACCTCCATGATCACCTGGGGGCCGAGCTCACCCTCATTGGGGAGGCCCTGGGGCAGCAGGCGCAACAGAGCCCTACTCCTGTTCAACAGGCAGCACTGGAAGAAATTCGCCAGGATACTCGTAAGGTGATGTCTGAATTGCGCGAAACCATTTGGGCTATCCGAGCCGAGGAAGATACCATCCCCGGCTTGGCCGTGCGACTACGCGGCTACGCCAGCCGCCTTTCCGACACCTGCACCCTGCACTTGTTCTGGTCGCCGGAATTAGCTGACAGCCGCCTGCGGTCTTCCTATCTACTACATCTTTTTCGGATTGCCCAGGAAAGCATCAACAACGCTATCCGGCACGGGCAGGCCAATGAAATATCCCTCCGGTTCACCCAGCAACCTGCCCTCACCATGGAGATTACCGACAACGGATCGGGGTTTGACCCTGAAAGTGCTTCTACTGGCTATGGGCTCCCCAATATGCAGGAACGAGCCAAAGAGATGGGTGCTACTTTTCAAATGACCTCCTCTGCCGATGGTACGAGCATCAAGGTGATCATGCCCGCCGAGAATACGTAA
- a CDS encoding NUDIX domain-containing protein, with protein MIRNHRSELLSDNWYILRKHTYEFQQRNGEWVEQVREAYDRGNGAAILLYNKQQRTVLLTRQFRLPTFLNGNPDGMMIEACAGLLDEADPAECVRRETEEETGYRIQEVEKVLEAYMSPGAVTEILYLFIGAYETHQKVSDGGGLAEETEDIEVLEYTLDQAMAMVKSGEIKDAKTIMLLQYAKLNEVV; from the coding sequence ATGATCCGTAATCACCGCTCCGAACTGCTCTCCGACAACTGGTACATCCTCCGTAAACATACCTACGAGTTCCAACAACGCAACGGCGAATGGGTAGAGCAAGTGAGGGAAGCCTACGACCGCGGCAATGGCGCTGCTATTCTCCTGTACAACAAACAGCAGAGGACGGTGCTGCTCACCCGCCAGTTTCGCCTACCCACCTTCCTCAATGGCAACCCCGACGGGATGATGATTGAAGCCTGTGCCGGCCTCCTCGATGAAGCCGACCCCGCCGAATGTGTGCGCCGGGAAACGGAAGAAGAAACCGGCTACCGCATCCAGGAGGTAGAGAAAGTGCTGGAAGCATATATGTCGCCCGGGGCAGTCACGGAAATTTTGTACCTCTTTATCGGCGCCTACGAAACCCACCAAAAAGTGAGCGACGGCGGCGGCTTGGCTGAAGAAACCGAAGATATCGAAGTGTTGGAATATACCCTCGACCAAGCCATGGCGATGGTAAAATCCGGCGAAATCAAGGATGCGAAGACGATTATGTTGTTGCAGTATGCTAAGTTGAATGAGGTGGTTTAG
- a CDS encoding dsDNA nuclease domain-containing protein: protein MKKQDPLQNLAESDPGDDTLMRYRYQCTYAAIVSAGILLEESGIEEVFCEHHEDVLVKMETGVFIGIQVKTRNLDLGPFETDDSQMVNTIKRFLELELKFPNAFRNFVIATNVGFSSKKSFKGLRYVVDFCDKTELSSNKNFNKYVNDFITELKTDAKTVISVLKKIRLKPDIGNFEGIRHKLISKVGECLMGTSYTLAEISRVADDMISHHINASSLAFTSPLGDYFILSNSPKEQKIAEVVEGKRVTKKIIEGFINRHKTEEIQLHLKDELSSHNGLTIPVPKWFGRIQKSHLLNENSTLVACVTLTCVT from the coding sequence ATGAAAAAACAAGACCCACTACAAAACTTAGCTGAATCTGATCCTGGTGATGACACATTAATGAGGTATCGCTATCAGTGTACTTACGCTGCGATTGTATCTGCTGGAATCTTATTGGAAGAAAGCGGTATTGAAGAAGTATTTTGTGAGCATCACGAAGACGTTTTAGTGAAGATGGAAACTGGAGTTTTTATTGGTATCCAAGTAAAAACCCGTAATCTTGATTTAGGACCATTTGAAACAGATGATTCTCAGATGGTAAATACCATAAAGAGGTTTTTAGAACTAGAACTCAAATTTCCCAATGCTTTTAGAAACTTCGTAATTGCAACTAATGTAGGCTTCTCAAGTAAGAAATCATTTAAAGGACTACGATATGTAGTTGACTTTTGCGACAAGACCGAACTTTCCTCCAACAAGAATTTTAATAAATATGTAAATGACTTTATAACAGAATTAAAAACAGATGCTAAAACAGTAATAAGTGTTTTAAAGAAAATTCGATTAAAGCCAGATATAGGAAATTTTGAAGGCATTCGGCATAAACTTATTAGTAAAGTAGGTGAATGCTTAATGGGGACTTCCTATACTCTAGCAGAGATTTCTAGAGTAGCAGATGATATGATTAGCCATCATATAAATGCTTCTTCTTTGGCGTTTACAAGCCCTTTGGGCGACTATTTTATTCTTTCAAATTCACCCAAAGAACAAAAAATAGCTGAGGTAGTAGAAGGAAAACGAGTCACAAAGAAAATCATAGAAGGTTTTATAAACCGACATAAAACAGAAGAAATTCAATTACATTTAAAAGATGAATTGTCTAGTCATAATGGACTTACTATACCCGTCCCTAAGTGGTTTGGGCGTATACAGAAGTCCCACCTACTGAACGAAAATTCAACGTTAGTAGCCTGCGTAACTCTGACTTGTGTGACTTAG
- a CDS encoding DUF4384 domain-containing protein, which produces MRHFILTLTCFVVILPLGAQPGGLGLNFDVPSYRGTPYKMKLASTSYQSLPAKASLEAYAPTPGDQGNYSTCTAFATAYHLRTILLARQLNETDKRKIDQLVLSPSFVYEQIKDAGDDTCAGGSNPVMALELLKTVGVATNQTMPYQCAAPLSRDALLEAPTFTISDYQILFLPDDADALFRINATKKSLAEGFPVLLAMIVPESFYSPAKIWIPAASDSGPSGDHGRHAMCIVGYDDTVGGGAFRVLNSWGPDWCDGGYVWIRYQDYATWALGALQAYPRAAAPAPSPTPTPSPAPAPVNNFSGAIRFEQNTGQAMPLSRVSTRNLFVEEENAGTEALVAYRMNSAYPSGTRFRFYLTANNESYIYAFATDQTQKINKILPYDDGMSPHIGPNSTVAFPSDTKVIRMDNQPGTDYLLVLFSKEPLNVAQIQRTMEGTAGSLTAKIRAALGSKLSDPALVDYQAGGASFVLPPTTAGSVVPLMVEIEHQ; this is translated from the coding sequence ATGCGACACTTTATTCTAACCTTGACATGTTTTGTTGTGATACTCCCCCTGGGGGCTCAGCCCGGCGGGCTGGGCCTCAATTTTGATGTTCCCAGTTACCGGGGCACGCCCTATAAGATGAAGCTGGCCAGCACCAGCTATCAAAGCCTGCCGGCCAAAGCCAGTCTTGAAGCTTACGCTCCAACGCCAGGAGACCAAGGCAATTATAGTACTTGTACCGCCTTTGCTACGGCCTATCATTTGCGCACCATACTGTTGGCCAGGCAACTCAATGAAACCGACAAGCGTAAAATCGACCAGCTCGTACTTTCTCCCAGTTTTGTTTACGAGCAAATCAAAGACGCCGGAGATGATACCTGCGCCGGAGGTTCTAACCCCGTAATGGCCCTGGAGTTGCTCAAGACCGTAGGTGTGGCGACCAACCAGACCATGCCTTATCAGTGTGCTGCCCCCCTGAGTCGTGATGCCCTCTTGGAAGCTCCCACATTCACCATCAGTGATTACCAAATTTTGTTTTTACCCGATGATGCCGACGCCCTTTTTCGGATCAATGCTACTAAAAAATCGCTGGCCGAAGGGTTCCCCGTATTACTAGCCATGATCGTTCCCGAAAGCTTTTACAGTCCTGCCAAAATTTGGATACCCGCGGCCAGCGATAGTGGCCCCAGTGGTGATCACGGCCGCCACGCCATGTGTATTGTTGGTTATGATGATACCGTTGGAGGAGGTGCTTTCCGCGTACTCAACAGCTGGGGCCCAGATTGGTGTGATGGTGGCTACGTATGGATCAGGTACCAGGATTATGCCACCTGGGCACTAGGTGCATTGCAAGCCTACCCCCGCGCTGCGGCACCCGCACCCAGTCCTACACCTACGCCCAGTCCTGCTCCTGCACCGGTCAACAACTTTTCCGGTGCCATCCGTTTTGAACAAAATACGGGTCAGGCCATGCCACTCAGTCGGGTCTCAACGCGCAACCTTTTTGTGGAAGAAGAAAACGCCGGGACCGAGGCCCTCGTGGCTTATCGTATGAACAGTGCCTACCCTTCCGGCACGCGCTTCCGTTTCTACCTGACCGCCAACAACGAAAGCTACATCTATGCCTTCGCTACCGACCAAACCCAGAAAATCAACAAAATACTGCCTTACGACGACGGCATGTCTCCTCATATCGGTCCCAATTCCACCGTAGCTTTCCCCAGCGACACCAAAGTCATCCGCATGGACAACCAGCCAGGCACCGACTACCTGCTTGTCCTTTTTAGTAAAGAACCATTGAACGTTGCTCAAATCCAGCGCACAATGGAAGGCACGGCGGGTAGCCTGACGGCAAAAATCAGGGCTGCTTTGGGAAGTAAACTCAGCGACCCGGCACTGGTAGATTATCAAGCCGGGGGAGCTTCCTTTGTGCTGCCGCCAACGACTGCGGGGAGTGTGGTACCGTTGATGGTGGAGATCGAGCATCAGTAG
- a CDS encoding IS630 family transposase: MKIKLSQSEYDQLRQIQKHPNLPPRQFRKVTVLIMLHQGHKIKVIEAALGLDDNTIRRYAKAFYEKGLTAYLLDGFTPYSGKLNEEEILLLTAHLEENLYEEAASICEYVQVTFGVIYSVSGMTQLLHRIGFVYKQTKAVASKANEQDQLDFLDDVLPELLEQAVQGEAVVYYADGCHPTHNTKTGRAWIRKGRDFEVDCNSGRKRVNINGAINALKPEHLVYDITDSINAQSTQRLCRQLLKKHPKKKIYLICDNARYNRNKMLQDWAADQRIEFVFLPPYSPNLNLIERLWKFMRKKVISSIYYDTYSKFKDGIIDFLNDTKSHKSELRRLLTLNFRSVGGTSVYAQTT; this comes from the coding sequence GTGAAAATCAAGCTAAGTCAATCCGAGTACGATCAATTACGTCAAATTCAGAAGCATCCGAATTTGCCCCCGCGTCAATTCCGCAAGGTTACGGTCTTGATTATGTTGCATCAGGGACATAAGATCAAGGTCATTGAGGCTGCGCTGGGTTTGGATGATAATACCATCAGACGTTACGCGAAAGCCTTTTATGAAAAGGGATTGACGGCTTACCTCTTGGATGGGTTTACGCCCTATTCAGGAAAACTGAACGAGGAAGAGATTTTACTCTTGACAGCTCACTTGGAAGAGAACTTGTACGAAGAAGCCGCTTCCATTTGTGAGTATGTTCAAGTAACCTTTGGCGTTATTTATTCGGTATCTGGTATGACTCAGCTCCTGCATCGCATTGGCTTTGTATACAAGCAGACCAAGGCAGTAGCCAGCAAAGCTAACGAACAAGATCAGCTGGATTTTCTAGATGACGTACTGCCCGAACTTTTGGAACAAGCCGTACAAGGAGAAGCAGTAGTATACTACGCTGATGGCTGTCATCCCACCCATAATACCAAAACGGGGAGAGCTTGGATACGCAAGGGCCGAGACTTTGAGGTGGACTGTAATAGCGGTCGTAAACGGGTAAATATCAACGGTGCGATCAATGCACTTAAGCCTGAGCACCTGGTTTATGACATCACTGATTCTATCAATGCACAGTCTACCCAACGGCTGTGCCGGCAATTATTGAAGAAACATCCAAAGAAGAAAATATATCTGATCTGCGATAATGCCCGCTATAATCGCAATAAAATGCTCCAGGACTGGGCCGCTGATCAGCGCATAGAATTTGTATTTCTACCCCCTTATTCTCCTAATTTGAATCTAATAGAGCGGCTTTGGAAGTTTATGCGTAAAAAAGTCATCAGCTCTATTTACTACGATACGTATTCAAAATTCAAAGACGGAATAATTGATTTTCTCAATGACACTAAGTCACACAAGTCAGAGTTACGCAGGCTACTAACGTTGAATTTTCGTTCAGTAGGTGGGACTTCTGTATACGCCCAAACCACTTAG
- a CDS encoding caspase family protein: protein MNSLSKLSSNYLRALPATSSKQASEIGFTLLILAFFFASFSLTAQSTTRLLVPSGHVKDISQVVISPDGRLVASGSFDQSCKIYDLPTGRELLSLPTESNIRALSFSADSRYLAVAAYYRLYIIDIQQLKVVREIKTWQNYSLAYHPTQPYLYYTTRKDHNYNVDPPVEFWRLDSPTATPQSTGSYQQKGTSTLVTAAISFSSDQNQLLLALMDGNGVLLNLSTKSTQLLAGARTFLPNGNLFYASIANQQLTMAAKTLTGQKVWEKIVPASDLEPSLINAFVSRIGFLPAQELFYWVPKKGSMVTGNYRTGELGMRTMPDILGTVLAAGAGQQLVAATNAPYQLVHYSLPDLAVLKYIGEPTIRPYSINTAASLQQAGIIASRGKALLLTLGKPSIQITPVQKAVGGNTAALSPDGRFMVSANEFSDFLFWVDLSGDRIPRSIKLSFKNVRGLSFSADGRRLAVVGHNGAGVYDTQNKTWLFTKNLPAPDFYQEQFAFSADGQQLVLTQRGTDQGQAPKLINYHVATGQVNWEQPSLYFGQLAFTPDGQGLFAAQSVPFRLHQLDAKTGRSLTAKAVAGVELVGKYAYNTERQLLAITDAERKKIHLIDTRSASQTRTLQLSSPRSGDFAYLDFIGDDFLLTAGIDNRTHLWDARSGQLVGSLILYETNNDWALVTPDGRFDGSSGAIAKMSYAIGQKVIPLEQLYEGFFTPGLARQLLGRATSPTPPVIIDRIQEPPSISIRYHEGTRNLVVEDDEAIEQISTQAENATLQLTASAPGDRVTEIRLFHNGKLVSQGQRNLLVEDDVPTNNQKTFQVKLLPGENIFSAVAVNSQRTESAAARLQVNYSPVQQQTIAPAQGITLHLLTIGINQYKNPRYNLNYAAADAESFRAALVKGMMPITSQVKTYQLSDAQADRANIITILEQVQQAARPQDIFVFYYAGHGVMNEGAQKDFYLVPYDVTQLYGNDEALAQRGISAHEMKALAAKIAAQKQLYILDACQSAGALEALATRGAAEEKAIAQLARATGTHWLTSSGSEQFATEFDQLGHGVFTYALLQGLSGKADSGDGRVTVNELKAYLETQVPELTQQYRGLPQYPASYGFGQDFPLGVWR, encoded by the coding sequence ATGAATTCCCTATCAAAGTTATCCTCGAATTACTTGCGTGCCTTACCAGCAACATCCTCCAAGCAAGCATCTGAAATCGGGTTTACACTACTCATTTTGGCCTTTTTTTTCGCTTCCTTCTCGCTGACGGCCCAAAGTACAACCCGCCTGCTGGTACCATCGGGACATGTGAAGGATATCAGCCAGGTGGTCATCAGCCCCGACGGGCGGTTGGTAGCTTCAGGGAGTTTTGACCAGTCTTGTAAAATTTATGATCTCCCTACGGGCCGCGAATTACTTTCGCTGCCTACGGAGTCGAATATCCGTGCTTTGTCCTTTTCTGCGGACAGCCGCTACCTGGCAGTGGCTGCTTACTACCGGCTTTACATCATCGATATACAGCAACTTAAGGTCGTAAGAGAAATCAAGACCTGGCAAAATTACTCGCTGGCCTATCATCCTACCCAGCCTTATTTGTACTATACTACCCGCAAAGACCACAACTACAATGTGGACCCGCCCGTCGAATTTTGGCGGTTGGACAGCCCTACGGCTACTCCCCAGTCGACAGGCAGTTACCAACAGAAAGGAACGTCCACACTAGTCACTGCGGCCATCAGCTTTTCTTCCGATCAAAATCAATTGTTGCTGGCTTTGATGGACGGCAATGGTGTTTTGCTCAACCTCTCCACCAAAAGTACCCAGCTCCTAGCTGGTGCCCGTACTTTTTTGCCCAACGGCAACCTCTTTTACGCCAGTATCGCGAATCAGCAACTGACGATGGCCGCTAAGACCCTCACTGGGCAAAAAGTTTGGGAAAAGATTGTCCCTGCTTCAGACCTTGAACCTAGCTTGATCAATGCATTTGTCAGCAGAATCGGCTTTCTTCCCGCTCAGGAATTGTTTTATTGGGTTCCTAAAAAAGGGAGTATGGTTACGGGCAATTACCGCACTGGTGAGCTAGGTATGCGTACCATGCCCGATATACTCGGCACGGTGCTGGCCGCCGGAGCAGGACAACAGTTGGTAGCCGCTACCAATGCGCCATATCAGTTGGTACACTACAGCTTACCCGACCTAGCGGTACTGAAATATATTGGAGAACCTACTATCCGGCCCTATTCCATCAATACTGCCGCCAGTTTACAACAAGCGGGGATCATCGCCAGCCGCGGCAAAGCACTTTTGCTGACCTTGGGAAAGCCCAGTATTCAAATTACCCCAGTCCAAAAAGCCGTTGGTGGCAACACCGCAGCGCTCAGTCCGGATGGGCGTTTTATGGTGAGTGCCAACGAATTCAGCGATTTCCTTTTCTGGGTAGATCTTAGCGGTGATCGCATTCCGAGATCCATAAAACTCAGCTTTAAAAATGTCCGAGGACTCAGTTTTAGTGCCGATGGACGCCGCTTGGCAGTGGTGGGCCATAATGGTGCTGGTGTTTATGACACGCAGAACAAAACGTGGTTGTTTACCAAAAATCTACCCGCACCGGATTTCTATCAAGAACAATTTGCTTTTTCTGCCGACGGCCAACAATTGGTGCTTACCCAAAGAGGAACGGACCAGGGACAAGCTCCTAAACTCATCAACTACCATGTAGCTACCGGCCAAGTCAACTGGGAGCAACCAAGTCTTTACTTTGGCCAGTTGGCGTTTACCCCCGACGGACAGGGGCTTTTCGCAGCACAAAGTGTTCCTTTCAGACTGCATCAACTGGATGCAAAAACAGGGCGTTCGCTAACGGCAAAAGCAGTGGCGGGAGTAGAACTTGTAGGTAAATACGCATACAATACAGAACGCCAATTGTTGGCGATTACCGACGCTGAACGCAAGAAGATTCACCTGATTGACACCCGTAGTGCTAGCCAAACGCGCACGCTGCAGTTGTCCTCTCCCCGCTCCGGAGATTTTGCTTACCTGGACTTTATTGGTGACGACTTTCTACTCACGGCTGGTATCGACAATCGCACCCACTTGTGGGATGCGCGCAGTGGCCAACTCGTAGGTTCATTGATTCTTTATGAAACCAACAACGACTGGGCCCTGGTCACTCCCGATGGCCGCTTTGATGGCTCTTCGGGTGCGATCGCCAAGATGTCGTACGCCATTGGGCAAAAGGTCATTCCATTGGAACAACTTTATGAAGGTTTCTTTACGCCAGGTTTGGCTCGCCAGCTATTGGGGAGAGCCACCTCGCCAACACCTCCGGTAATTATCGACCGCATTCAGGAGCCGCCCAGCATCAGCATTCGTTACCATGAAGGCACCCGCAATTTGGTGGTTGAAGACGATGAAGCCATTGAGCAAATCAGCACCCAAGCTGAAAATGCTACACTACAACTTACCGCAAGTGCTCCGGGGGATCGGGTCACTGAAATACGTTTGTTCCACAATGGCAAACTGGTAAGTCAGGGGCAGCGTAACCTGCTGGTAGAAGATGATGTACCCACCAATAACCAAAAGACTTTTCAGGTAAAGTTGCTCCCCGGGGAGAACATTTTTTCGGCAGTAGCCGTCAATAGCCAGCGTACCGAAAGCGCAGCAGCGCGTTTGCAGGTCAATTATTCCCCCGTACAGCAACAGACGATAGCGCCTGCACAAGGAATTACCTTGCACCTGTTGACGATTGGCATCAACCAATACAAAAATCCACGCTATAACCTCAACTACGCCGCGGCCGATGCCGAAAGTTTTCGTGCCGCCCTGGTCAAAGGCATGATGCCCATTACCAGTCAGGTAAAAACCTACCAGTTGAGCGATGCTCAGGCCGACCGGGCAAACATCATTACCATCCTGGAACAGGTACAACAAGCAGCACGACCACAAGACATTTTCGTCTTTTACTACGCCGGGCACGGGGTGATGAACGAAGGCGCGCAGAAAGACTTCTACCTGGTTCCTTACGATGTGACGCAACTCTACGGCAATGACGAAGCGCTGGCACAACGCGGCATCTCCGCGCACGAGATGAAAGCCCTGGCCGCTAAAATTGCCGCCCAAAAGCAACTCTACATTCTGGATGCCTGCCAGAGTGCAGGAGCCTTGGAGGCATTGGCTACCCGCGGTGCTGCCGAAGAAAAAGCCATTGCCCAGCTGGCCCGCGCTACGGGTACCCATTGGCTGACATCTTCCGGATCGGAGCAGTTTGCGACGGAGTTTGACCAATTGGGGCACGGGGTATTCACCTATGCGCTCCTCCAGGGCCTTAGCGGCAAAGCCGATAGCGGCGACGGCCGCGTAACCGTCAATGAACTGAAAGCGTACCTCGAGACGCAGGTGCCAGAACTAACCCAGCAATACCGGGGGCTGCCGCAGTATCCGGCCAGTTATGGATTCGGGCAGGATTTCCCGTTGGGGGTTTGGCGTTGA
- a CDS encoding response regulator yields the protein MQPLIHVHLAEDIPRLATLLKSKLAQDETFYVTGHALDGEQLLTQLASLPSLPHVVLMDIKMPRLDGIATTSRLKARHPQVKIIMTTVFDDDDHIFKAILAGADGYLLKDAEPEQLHRSIREALTGGAPMSPSVARRALLLLRQAPTPLTPTTTTTTTDLSLREQEILEHLSLGLRYREIAANLHLSEGTIRKHIENIYRKLQVHNKIAAIDKGRDLGIIG from the coding sequence ATGCAACCGCTTATCCATGTTCATCTCGCAGAAGATATTCCTCGTCTCGCCACGCTCCTGAAAAGTAAACTGGCCCAAGACGAAACCTTTTACGTGACCGGGCACGCCCTCGATGGAGAGCAGTTGCTCACACAGTTGGCTAGCTTGCCCTCCTTGCCGCATGTGGTCTTGATGGACATCAAAATGCCGCGACTCGATGGTATTGCAACCACCAGCCGCCTCAAAGCCCGGCATCCACAGGTAAAAATCATCATGACCACCGTCTTCGACGACGATGATCACATTTTTAAGGCCATCCTCGCTGGTGCCGATGGCTACTTGCTCAAAGATGCCGAACCCGAGCAGCTTCACCGCAGTATTCGCGAGGCACTCACGGGTGGCGCGCCCATGTCTCCTTCCGTCGCTCGGCGAGCCCTTTTGTTATTGCGCCAAGCACCCACTCCTCTTACCCCCACGACTACGACAACAACTACCGACCTGAGTCTTCGCGAGCAGGAAATCCTCGAACACCTGAGCCTAGGTCTGCGCTACCGTGAGATTGCCGCCAACCTGCACCTCAGCGAAGGTACTATCCGCAAACACATCGAAAATATCTACCGCAAGCTACAAGTCCACAACAAAATCGCCGCCATCGACAAGGGGCGTGACCTGGGGATTATTGGGTGA